The following DNA comes from Chitinophaga nivalis.
AGTCTGCCTTAAAAGGCCTGTATGCATCCAACCACTTATACCAGCCAACTTGACGAACTACATGATGAAGCGCTATTGGAGGAGTTCCGGCAGGGCAATGCAATGGCGTTTGAAGAATTGTACAAAAGATTCTGGGGCGTACTCTATCTCCAGGCATACCGCATATTAGTACAGGAAGATGATGCAAAGGATGTCGTACAGGAAGTATTTATCACCTTCTGGTCCAAAGCAGCTACGATAGAGATTTCCGGCTCAGTAGCCGCTTATCTGTATGTGGCTACACGGAACAGGGTACTGAATCTGCTCGCCTCCAAACGTACCTATCAAACTCACCTCTCTTCCTTAAAACATTTCCTGGCAGATACCCACAACAACTCCCTGCAATACATTACAGAAAAAGAAATCACCGCTCGTATGGAGCAGGAAATACACGCGCTGCCAGCTAAAATGCGGGAAGTATTTGAGTTGAGCAGGAAGACAGCCCTCACCCATAAAGAAATAGCCAGCAAGCTGCAACTGTCGCAGGAAACTGTCAAAAAACAGATCAGTAACGCCATCCGCACGCTTCGCCATAAAATGGCACATTTTTCTTTTTTCCTTTAAGCGGCTCCGCTTAACATTAAGTTAATATACCCCTATCTACCCCTCCTATCCTTTTCAACTGTCTTGTAAGAAAGGTATATCCCTTTTACTATGCCCATGCAGGACATCGAAACATTACTAAAAAAATACCTGGCCGGTAAGTGTACACCGGAAGAGCAGTTATTAATAGAACAATGGTATCAACAGGAAATTGACCGTAGTAAAGCCAATACAGCTGATCTCCGTTTTGAACACCTGGAAAATACGATCTGGCAACAAGTACAACAACAAACAGCGCCAGCTCCCAAACAGGTGAAGCTGCCACGCTATACGATATTAAAAGTAGCCGCATCGCTACTGCTGATACTGGGTACTGGTATGCTCCTGTGGCAACTCCGGCCGGCTAAAGAAAAATGGCAGGAAGTATTTGCAGCAAAAGGCCATCCGCAGCAGTTTACCCTGGATGACGGTACCCACGTATGGCTGAATGCTGGTAGTAGCTTGCGGTATCCGGCACATTTTACCGGTGATACCCGACAGATAGAACTCTTATCAGGAGAGATATGCCTGGATGTAAAACAGGATCCGGCACATCCCTTTATCATAAAATCCGGGCAGGTGCAGACAAGGGTATTGGGCACGATGTTTAATGTAAGAAATTACCCGCAACTGGCTTTCATACAGGTAACCGTTCAACAGGGAAAAGTGGCGGTGCAAGGCGATCCTTCCGTAAAACAGCTGGCAGCAAAGGAGATTCAATTATCACCTGATGAGCAACTCACGATCGATACCAGATCATCAGCATACAATAAAACAAGAGTAGACGGACAATCCATTAACGGATGGACTACCGGTAAACTACTGTTTAATAATGAAAGACTGGATATCATCGCCTTATTGCTGGCCAACAAGTACGATCAACAGATTTCATTTGCCGATACCAGTCTGGGCGCCTATCGCATTACTGCCGGCTTTGAAACGGCGGATCCTTTATCTACTGTATTGGACGCCCTTTGCCTGGCTAATAAACTCACCTATTCCAACAACGGTCAACACATCACTATTCGTAAACAATCACATTAAAATACATGGTCTATGCCTATCACCTAATGTCCATAAAAAAACCGGTAAGGGTAAACCCCACCGGCGCATGTAAAAGAACAGATCAATGCGTAACGCCAATCACTTATTGATCTTTCTCTCCGGATTTCATTAACGATTAAATCAATTATTAAAACCCGTATAAAGGTATGAAAATTTATACCAGGATTGTCGTGTCCCTAATTCAACAGATTATGAAAACAGGATGCAGGCTGTTTGTCCTTATACTGATGAGCTCTCAACTATTGCTGGGAGCCACTTCTCACGGTCAGTCGCATAGTGGTAATGAAACCATCGACTACATTTTTCAGCGGCAATCACTCAAAGCAGCGTTTGCCATTATTCAGCAACAAACAGACTACCTGTTTATCTACAACGAACAACTGGTAGCGCCTTACCAGTCCGTAGCACTGCATGCCAGGCAAAAAACGGTAGCCTGGACCGTCAACGAATTGTTACGCAACACCAGGCTGACCTATAAAATACAAAACAAGAAGATCATCATCCTGGAAAAAGAAACCGTCGTTACAACGGCTCCCACGCACACAGCTGTGGTGGCAGAAAAGGTAAAGGGCAAAGTCACCGACGAAAAAGGTATGCCACTGCCAGGTGTCACCGTTGTCGTAAAAAATACCAACCGCGGAGGTATCACAGATAGTGAAGGTATTTTCTTTACAGCAGCTGCTGTTGGGGATATCTTAGTTTTTTCCATGTCGGGCTATACACGCCGGGAAATAACGGTTACTGCCGGTGAGTTACCTACAGTTATCCTACAGGAAGATGTAAAAGGCCTGGAGGAAATAGTGGTAGTAGGTTATGGTACCCAAAAGAAACGGGACATCACCGGTTCCATT
Coding sequences within:
- a CDS encoding FecR family protein, yielding MPMQDIETLLKKYLAGKCTPEEQLLIEQWYQQEIDRSKANTADLRFEHLENTIWQQVQQQTAPAPKQVKLPRYTILKVAASLLLILGTGMLLWQLRPAKEKWQEVFAAKGHPQQFTLDDGTHVWLNAGSSLRYPAHFTGDTRQIELLSGEICLDVKQDPAHPFIIKSGQVQTRVLGTMFNVRNYPQLAFIQVTVQQGKVAVQGDPSVKQLAAKEIQLSPDEQLTIDTRSSAYNKTRVDGQSINGWTTGKLLFNNERLDIIALLLANKYDQQISFADTSLGAYRITAGFETADPLSTVLDALCLANKLTYSNNGQHITIRKQSH
- a CDS encoding RNA polymerase sigma factor, with protein sequence MHPTTYTSQLDELHDEALLEEFRQGNAMAFEELYKRFWGVLYLQAYRILVQEDDAKDVVQEVFITFWSKAATIEISGSVAAYLYVATRNRVLNLLASKRTYQTHLSSLKHFLADTHNNSLQYITEKEITARMEQEIHALPAKMREVFELSRKTALTHKEIASKLQLSQETVKKQISNAIRTLRHKMAHFSFFL